From one Nycticebus coucang isolate mNycCou1 chromosome 14, mNycCou1.pri, whole genome shotgun sequence genomic stretch:
- the CD81 gene encoding CD81 antigen, with product MGVEGCTKCIKYLLFVFNFVFWLAGGVILGVALWLRHDPQTTNLLYLELGDRPAPNTFYVGIYILIAVGAVMMFVGFLGCYGAIQESQCLLGTFFTCLVILFACEVAAGIWGFVNKDQIAKDVKQFYDQALQQAVVDDDANNAKAVVKTFHETLNCCGSSTLSTLTTSVLKNNLCPSGSNVISNLFKEDCHQKIDELFSGKLYLIGIAAIVVAVIMIFEMILSMVLCCGIRNSSVY from the exons CTTGCTGGAGGCGTGATCCTGGGCGTGGCCCTGTGGCTCCGGCACGACCCACAGACCACCAACCTCCTCTACCTGGAGCTAGGAGACCGGCCTGCCCCCAATACCTTCTATGTTG GCATCTACATCCTCATCGCTGTGGGCGCCGTGATGATGTTTGTCGGCTTCCTGGGCTGCTACGGGGCTATCCAGGAGTCCCAGTGTCTGCTGGGGACG TTCTTCACCTGCCTAGTGATCCTATTTGCCTGTGAAGTGGCCGCCGGCATCTGGGGCTTTGTCAACAAGGACCAG ATAGCCAAGGATGTGAAGCAGTTCTATGACCAGGCCCTGCAGCAAGCCGTGGTGGACGATGATGCCAACAATGCCAAGGCCGTGGTGAAGACCTTCCATGAGACG CTTAACTGCTGTGGCTCTAGCACGCTGTCAACGCTGACCACCTCAGTGCTGAAAAACAACTTGTGTCCCTCGGGCAGCAACGTTATCAGCAACTTGTTTAAG GAGGACTGTCACCAGAAGATCGACGAGCTCTTCTCCGGGAAGCTGTACCTCATCGGCATTGCAGCCATCGTAGTTGCTGTGATCATG ATCTTCGAGATGATCCTGAGCATGGTGCTGTGCTGTGGCATCCGGAACAGCTCCGTGTACTAA